The window AAAGACTGGCATCCAAATCTACAAAAATTACGTGTTAAAAAAATAATTATTCCAAGTGATATAGAGAATAATATTATTAATTTTTTTAAACTGGCTAATATATCTTTTGGTACTGTAGATTTTATCATTCAGGACAAAACATGGTATTTTTTAGAAGTTAATGTAAATGGGGACTGGGCATGGTTAGAAAATTTAGCAGATACTAGTTTTTCAGATCTTTTGATAGAAACAGTATTGGAGAGATGAAATAATGAAAAGATACATCTTAGAATTTAAATCGCAATTTATCTTTCTTACGTTTTTACTTACTCTAGTAGCTGGATTGGATGTATATGGTGCAGTAATTATTTCAAATGTAATTAATGCAATTATCAAACATAAACTTACGATTTTTTATCAGCAAATCGTAGTTTGGATTCTAGTTTGGGGTCTTATTATTATTATCCGGTACGCTCTTTCAATTTCTGAAACTAAATTTGAGCAAGAGATAGCCAATAAAATTCGCGCTAATATTTTAGAAGCAATTTCAAACGAAAGTTATGAAAAGTATAATAATTCAGATAATAGCCGTTTTGTTTCGTGGATGAATAATGATACACAGCAGATTGTTGATAAAGGATTAACATATCTATACACCATTATTGAAGCAATAGCCTTGATAGGTTTGTCTCTGATTACGCTTTGGACATATAGCGTTTGGATTGTATTTGTTGCATTAATTTTAGCCATGGTTACTTTATATCTTCCTCGATTACTGAACAATCGTTTAACCCAAACTTCTCAAGCTTTAACTAAAGAAAATGAAAATTTTGTACAAGTAGCATCCGACTTACTTGGAAATTTTAATATGTTGTTTTCTTTTAATAGCCTCTCTCTTATGAGACACGATATAAATAATGAATCTAAAAAATTAAAAAACGCCTATGTTGCTCAAGCAAAAGTATACGGTGGAATTGCAGCTTTAGGTTTTATTAGTAATGTGATTTCTCAAATTAGCTTAACTGGGTTAGCAGGAATTTTAGCTTATAGAGGCATTATTACGATCGGAGCTATTTTTTCAATTAGTAATTTGACCAGCAATATTTTTAATAGTGTAGGTAATATGCCGAATTATTTAAGCTATATCAAGAGTACAGAACCCATTTTTGATAAATTTAAAAAGTTTATTGATGACAATCCGAAGGATGAAAAGAAAAATAAATTGATACCACAGACTCCATTTTTGGAAATTAAGAATGTAACTTTTCATTATCCTCGTACTAAAAATGATATCTTATGTAACTTTTCATATAAGTTTAAAAAAAATAGAAATTATCTTCTTGATGGCGACAGTGGGTGCGGAAAAAGTACTATTTTAAAGCTGTTAGCAGGATTTTATCCATCTTACAAAGGAAAGATACTGCTTAAAGGACATAATTTAAACGAATATTCACAGGAGCAACTGCATAAAGATATTTTTTATTTAGATCAACACCCGCAAGTGATTAAGGGAACAGTACGGACTAATCTTAATCTAACTGATCATTATTGTGATAGAGATTTACAGAGAGTATTAGATCAGGTGCATTTAGAAAGTAGTAGTGAATTCTTGGATACTTATATTGAAAAAGGAGGAAGTAGCTTGTCTGGAGGGCAATTGCAAAGACTAGCCCTAGCTCGAGCTGTTTTACGAAATTTTGAAATATTTTTAATGGATGAAGGAACGACTGGTGTAGAAAAAAAGATATCAATGGAGTTAGAGCAGATGTTATTAAAAGATCCAAATAAAACAGTTATCGTGGTGAACCATAGTGAGTCTAAAGAAAATCTAAAAATGTTTGATGAGATAATTGAAGTCAAGAAATTTTAAGTAAAAAAGAAAATTTTATTTAAGGTGAGGCATTCTCAAGTAAGTATAAGAGATATAAAATTTTTATTCCTTAGTTGATGACTAATCAACTAGGGATTTTTTAATATCTTTAATTTAACTTTCTTTGAGTGTATATAGTACTCATATTTGATAAACTTTCTTTAATAAAAATAAAGTTAAGGTGATTTGAATTTTCTTTGTTTGCCTAAGACTTAAGACTCTATAGATTGTTTGGCTTTCTAATAAAAATAAGATTAAATACTCAATACTCATAATTCATATTTCTATTATGTTTCTAGTATTAATATTTATATATCAGTTGATGAAAATAATAAGAAAAAGCACCTGACTTTGATAGTTAATAGATAGTTATCAAAGTTAGGTACTTTTTGTAGAAATTAGTAATAGATTGTAATTTGAATTTTCTTTTTTATCACGTTCCAATAAATGGAGCAGGACCGATATGGTGAAGATTCATATTAATTTTCTCCTTAATACTGCATTAATTGCGTTAACCGTATAAATAAATGGTTGTTTGTCTATGGCATATACTTATTATTAATATCTTCTCCCTATCGAATTTACTTAAAAGGCTCGATTGTGTGTGGGAATAGTTTTCTCATATTGCTTATAACACTCCTTTTCTTAACACTACAGTCCTTTAATAATAGATTATATAGTGTAATAAACTCATTTCATTTGTTCTCCTTCTGGATAAAACTTTTAAATAAGGCTAGTACATCTTTTACTGGATCTTTACAGTATTTATTAGGTATCCATAAATATCTAGTATTAGAGATTGTATCCCCTATATTTGTTTTTTTATATTTTTTCATCAGTTTAACCTAATTACACAATTATTCCACCTAAGTGTGTCATATTTATTCCTCCAATTTGCATTACTTAAGTTTATGCTATTAGTATAGAGACCTTTATAAAAATAAAATTAAAATAGTCGTATTTGAATTTAATATTCACATATGACTATTTAGGTGTTATTTATATTTAATGAGAAGGTCTTCCAGAATTTTTCCGTATTGAATCATGCCAATACTGATTAAGAAATCTTTTATTTGGTTACTTTTGGTGTAATATTCATTATTTTTAGTTTGATGATAAAGAAGGATATTTTTGAAGAAATAGAAAGCCGATTTATAAAATACTAGTTCAGGTTTAATTTTTATTCTTTCTCCTTTTTCAAGAAAATAACCAGTATCGTTTTCTTTATTATTACTTAAAGAAAAAGCTAAGATATTCACTATTATAGCAAGTAAGGAAATTTGCATTTTAATATTAGAAGAATCAATGTATTGGCTAATTATTTTTTTAGCAATTATTTTATTACTTTCTAAATCATAGAAGTACATGAAATTACAGAATAAAGTTACTTTATTTTCATTAAAATTAGGAATACTAAATATTTTATCTTTTATTTTATCTCTTAATTTTAAGTTAGGTTTTTCGGAAGGATCTTTCATTATTTCTATCCAGCCGTCTATTAATAGAAGCTGTTCTTGTTTTTCTTTATTTGAAAGATTACTTTCGTTTACGAGAGGCTTAAGATTCTTCATTTTATCAATATTATTTTCGTAGTAGGCTTCAGACAGCATATTATTAAAATCTTTTATTTGTTGATGGCGGAGATCGTCAGTTGAATGTAATCTACTAAAAAACTCCCATAAAGGGATAGTATTGTAATGAAGTAAGTCAATTAAACTATTTGCGGTAATGTGATGAATATTTTTTTCTACTTTAGAATAATAAGACTGACTCGTAATTAAACCATTGTTTGTAAATTCTTTTTGATTTTTACCTTGACTAATTCGATATTCTTTTAGTAATTCACCAATTGTCATTATCTAATACCTCTTTAATATTCAAATACGACTATTTTAAAAATAATTTTAATTCTCTGGTAACATTAAATCAATATTAAATTATTTGGAGAGGATTAAATTATATGAACGTATTCTTGAAGAACAAAGA of the Lactobacillus isalae genome contains:
- a CDS encoding helix-turn-helix domain-containing protein, translated to MTIGELLKEYRISQGKNQKEFTNNGLITSQSYYSKVEKNIHHITANSLIDLLHYNTIPLWEFFSRLHSTDDLRHQQIKDFNNMLSEAYYENNIDKMKNLKPLVNESNLSNKEKQEQLLLIDGWIEIMKDPSEKPNLKLRDKIKDKIFSIPNFNENKVTLFCNFMYFYDLESNKIIAKKIISQYIDSSNIKMQISLLAIIVNILAFSLSNNKENDTGYFLEKGERIKIKPELVFYKSAFYFFKNILLYHQTKNNEYYTKSNQIKDFLISIGMIQYGKILEDLLIKYK
- a CDS encoding ATP-binding cassette domain-containing protein, with the translated sequence MKRYILEFKSQFIFLTFLLTLVAGLDVYGAVIISNVINAIIKHKLTIFYQQIVVWILVWGLIIIIRYALSISETKFEQEIANKIRANILEAISNESYEKYNNSDNSRFVSWMNNDTQQIVDKGLTYLYTIIEAIALIGLSLITLWTYSVWIVFVALILAMVTLYLPRLLNNRLTQTSQALTKENENFVQVASDLLGNFNMLFSFNSLSLMRHDINNESKKLKNAYVAQAKVYGGIAALGFISNVISQISLTGLAGILAYRGIITIGAIFSISNLTSNIFNSVGNMPNYLSYIKSTEPIFDKFKKFIDDNPKDEKKNKLIPQTPFLEIKNVTFHYPRTKNDILCNFSYKFKKNRNYLLDGDSGCGKSTILKLLAGFYPSYKGKILLKGHNLNEYSQEQLHKDIFYLDQHPQVIKGTVRTNLNLTDHYCDRDLQRVLDQVHLESSSEFLDTYIEKGGSSLSGGQLQRLALARAVLRNFEIFLMDEGTTGVEKKISMELEQMLLKDPNKTVIVVNHSESKENLKMFDEIIEVKKF